In uncultured Methanobacterium sp., a genomic segment contains:
- a CDS encoding polymer-forming cytoskeletal protein translates to MEIVSDLRINGHGSASGGKYNSVNINGSGKIDGDLECIYLKINGQCNLNGNVTADQLRVNGNNSIKGNLEVDKMKINGTTDIKGNLSTEKAETYGSISVVGDCNAEYFKIEGTFGIDGLLNADELELRLHGSSRAGEIGGSKITIKRKGKYDIFGLKGMIMPFGAGKELTTETIEGDEIYLENTQAKVVRGDTIELGPGCKIELVEYNSSFKMHNESSVAEQRKI, encoded by the coding sequence ATGGAAATCGTGAGTGATTTAAGAATTAATGGTCATGGAAGTGCAAGTGGCGGTAAATATAATTCTGTAAACATTAACGGAAGTGGAAAGATAGACGGTGATCTTGAGTGTATATATCTGAAAATAAATGGACAATGCAACTTAAATGGAAATGTTACGGCAGATCAATTGAGAGTGAATGGTAATAATTCCATTAAAGGTAATCTAGAAGTAGATAAGATGAAAATTAATGGAACTACTGATATTAAAGGTAATTTATCCACAGAAAAGGCTGAAACCTATGGTAGTATCAGTGTTGTGGGAGATTGCAATGCTGAATATTTCAAGATCGAAGGAACCTTTGGAATTGACGGGCTGTTAAATGCCGATGAACTGGAACTCAGGTTACACGGATCATCCCGAGCCGGTGAAATTGGTGGATCAAAGATCACAATTAAAAGAAAAGGAAAATATGACATATTTGGCCTCAAAGGCATGATCATGCCCTTTGGAGCAGGAAAAGAACTGACCACTGAAACCATTGAAGGAGATGAAATTTACCTTGAAAATACCCAGGCCAAAGTGGTAAGGGGCGATACAATCGAACTGGGTCCAGGATGCAAAATAGAACTGGTGGAATATAACAGCAGCTTTAAAATGCACAATGAATCTTCAGTGGCAGAACAAAGGAAAATTTGA
- a CDS encoding YhbD family protein, whose translation MEEELISKKELLELTQISYGQLYRWKRKNLIPEEWFIRKSTYTGQETFFPKEKIIDRIEKIKNMKGDISLDNLADMLSPNLMEIAMESQDLMKQNIVSKTTLDFYTTKKGETRKLDFETILFLYILDKMFEEGKINFEEGNMILNILEEYYTKFKAKSCELIFLRKLGISSCCLVSNVADIYFENSTKIIEKMNLTDLIEELKIKIV comes from the coding sequence ATGGAAGAAGAGTTGATTTCCAAAAAAGAATTACTAGAATTAACCCAAATTTCCTATGGCCAGTTATACCGCTGGAAAAGGAAAAATTTAATCCCAGAGGAATGGTTTATCCGGAAATCTACCTACACCGGTCAGGAAACCTTTTTTCCAAAAGAGAAGATTATCGATAGAATCGAGAAAATAAAGAACATGAAAGGAGATATTTCCTTAGACAACCTGGCAGACATGTTATCCCCAAATCTAATGGAAATAGCAATGGAAAGTCAGGACTTGATGAAGCAGAACATTGTTTCAAAAACAACTCTTGATTTCTATACAACAAAAAAAGGTGAAACCAGAAAGCTGGATTTTGAAACCATACTATTTCTTTACATCTTAGATAAAATGTTTGAAGAAGGGAAAATCAATTTTGAAGAAGGAAATATGATATTGAACATATTAGAAGAATATTACACTAAATTTAAGGCAAAAAGCTGCGAATTAATATTTCTACGCAAACTGGGAATTTCCAGTTGCTGCCTGGTTTCAAATGTTGCAGATATCTACTTTGAAAACAGTACCAAAATCATTGAAAAAATGAATTTAACTGATTTAATCGAGGAGTTGAAGATTAAAATAGTTTAA
- a CDS encoding metalloregulator ArsR/SmtB family transcription factor has translation MLRINSKSTLESTEELEEVLKALANVNRLLLIYSLASGEVEKISVTQVSKNMGITQPAASQHLKVLKNANILIAHKEGNFIYYRFNRRSMEKHQKQIDFLFTCAFAKCSQLEKASCKHSEKKEE, from the coding sequence ATGCTTAGGATTAATTCCAAGTCAACATTGGAGTCTACCGAAGAACTGGAGGAAGTGCTTAAAGCACTGGCCAATGTCAACCGGTTGCTACTTATCTACTCCCTGGCCTCAGGGGAGGTGGAAAAAATCAGTGTAACCCAGGTATCAAAGAACATGGGCATAACTCAACCTGCAGCATCGCAGCATCTGAAAGTCCTGAAAAATGCCAATATACTCATCGCACACAAAGAGGGGAACTTCATCTACTACAGATTCAACAGACGCTCCATGGAAAAACACCAGAAGCAAATTGATTTTTTATTCACCTGTGCATTTGCCAAGTGTAGTCAGCTGGAAAAGGCCAGCTGCAAACATTCGGAAAAAAAGGAAGAATAA
- the lon gene encoding endopeptidase La has translation MTEINANEELPVLVLPDMVLLHETNMNLKISRKMGREIHDRVRDHDYFGIAVATKDGLPARFYSESDIYHTGTLVKIENATEMRDFYHLKVEIIERAEIDELIKDGLNYRAKYHLIPDIDDLDKDNQAEILKHVRYLVSEISENFKESKAYAEQINKMDDVGKVIASLFPYMRLSLEEKQDFLETRSLKDKSLKFLDILLEQKESIKFQMEMAAKLNEEMNKKHRENLLKEQLRVIQDELSESEGTHKKDYRELIEEANMPEEVKEVALEEVNKLERQGPNSTEENVIRNYLDLLTSLPWGESQVKDIDIGAARELLNQQHYGLDKVKDRIIQHLTVMKLKKNKQGSILLLVGPPGTGKTSLGKSIAEALQREYVRISLGGVKDESEIRGHRRTYVGALPGRIIQGMKRAGTRNPVFIMDEVDKLMASYNGDPASALLEVLDPEQNNTFSDHYLEVPYDLSEVFFIATANSLKGIAGPLRDRMEIIEIGSYTSHEKFHIARNHLVDEVLEDNGLDDTQIQFEDEAIKTIIEKYTREAGVRGLKRQLATVARVASEKIVLGKVDLPYVVKDDMLYDLLGHELIQINMAGKHNPPGVVTGLAWTPVGGDILFIEGAFMPGTGKLLLTGQLGDVMKESAKISQSLIRSRLAFNLKSVEFDKQDLHIHVPSGAIPKDGPSAGVALLTTIASLVTGQTVDPKLAMTGEISLRGAVLPVGGIKEKVLAAHRAGIQRVILPEENLKDLDDVPDDVKEEMEFIPVKTVEDVIGETIGIELPKPLLLDMSTDTLTGGAGT, from the coding sequence ATGACCGAAATAAACGCAAATGAAGAATTACCTGTGTTAGTTTTACCAGATATGGTTTTATTACACGAAACTAACATGAACCTTAAAATAAGTAGAAAAATGGGGAGGGAAATACACGACCGTGTTCGTGACCATGATTACTTTGGTATAGCCGTAGCAACCAAGGATGGGTTACCTGCCCGGTTTTACTCAGAATCTGACATTTACCACACTGGAACCCTGGTAAAAATCGAAAACGCCACTGAAATGAGGGACTTTTACCACCTTAAAGTGGAGATCATAGAAAGAGCAGAAATTGACGAACTCATCAAGGATGGTCTAAATTACCGGGCTAAATACCATTTAATACCAGATATTGATGATTTAGATAAGGATAACCAGGCAGAAATCTTAAAACACGTACGCTACCTGGTCTCAGAGATCAGTGAAAACTTCAAAGAATCCAAGGCCTACGCAGAGCAAATCAATAAAATGGACGACGTGGGTAAGGTAATAGCCAGCCTATTCCCCTACATGAGACTATCCCTAGAAGAAAAACAGGACTTCCTGGAGACACGCTCACTGAAAGATAAAAGCTTAAAATTTCTGGACATCCTACTGGAGCAGAAAGAGTCCATCAAGTTCCAGATGGAAATGGCCGCCAAACTCAACGAGGAAATGAACAAAAAACACCGGGAAAATCTCCTGAAAGAGCAGCTCAGGGTGATACAGGATGAACTCTCAGAATCTGAAGGAACCCATAAAAAGGATTACCGGGAGTTAATCGAAGAAGCAAACATGCCTGAAGAGGTCAAAGAGGTTGCCCTGGAAGAAGTGAACAAACTGGAACGCCAGGGACCCAACAGCACCGAAGAAAACGTCATCCGAAATTACCTAGACCTTTTAACCAGCCTCCCATGGGGTGAAAGCCAGGTCAAGGATATTGACATTGGAGCAGCCAGAGAACTCTTAAACCAGCAACACTACGGTCTGGACAAAGTCAAAGACAGGATCATACAGCACCTGACAGTGATGAAACTCAAAAAGAACAAACAGGGATCCATACTCCTCCTGGTAGGACCACCAGGAACCGGTAAAACCAGCCTGGGAAAGAGCATTGCCGAAGCACTCCAGCGTGAATACGTGCGTATCAGCCTGGGTGGTGTGAAGGATGAATCTGAAATCAGGGGTCACAGAAGAACCTACGTAGGAGCACTACCCGGTCGAATAATCCAGGGAATGAAACGAGCCGGTACCAGAAACCCAGTGTTCATCATGGATGAAGTGGATAAACTAATGGCATCCTACAATGGAGACCCAGCCAGCGCCCTCCTGGAAGTATTGGACCCTGAACAGAACAACACCTTCTCTGACCATTACCTGGAAGTACCCTATGATCTATCCGAAGTGTTCTTCATAGCCACTGCTAACTCCCTCAAGGGAATAGCCGGCCCACTAAGGGACCGTATGGAAATCATAGAAATAGGCAGCTACACCAGCCACGAAAAATTCCACATAGCCCGAAACCACCTGGTTGATGAGGTCCTAGAAGACAACGGCCTGGATGATACTCAGATACAGTTTGAAGATGAGGCCATAAAAACCATCATTGAAAAGTACACCAGAGAAGCAGGAGTAAGGGGACTTAAACGTCAACTGGCAACTGTGGCCAGGGTGGCCTCAGAAAAAATCGTACTGGGCAAGGTGGACCTACCCTACGTGGTTAAAGACGACATGCTCTACGATCTTCTGGGGCATGAACTCATACAGATCAACATGGCTGGGAAACACAACCCACCAGGAGTGGTAACTGGCCTGGCCTGGACACCAGTCGGTGGAGACATATTGTTCATTGAAGGAGCATTCATGCCCGGAACCGGGAAACTACTCCTCACCGGACAGTTAGGGGATGTGATGAAGGAATCCGCCAAGATATCCCAGAGCCTCATCCGCTCCAGACTGGCCTTCAACCTGAAGAGTGTGGAATTCGACAAACAGGACCTGCACATACACGTACCATCCGGGGCCATTCCCAAGGACGGACCATCAGCCGGTGTGGCATTACTGACCACCATAGCATCTCTGGTCACTGGACAGACTGTGGACCCCAAACTGGCAATGACCGGTGAAATCTCCCTCCGAGGAGCAGTCTTACCAGTAGGTGGTATCAAAGAAAAGGTATTAGCCGCCCACCGTGCAGGAATACAAAGGGTCATCCTTCCTGAAGAAAACCTTAAAGACCTGGACGATGTTCCAGATGATGTTAAGGAAGAAATGGAATTCATACCAGTTAAAACAGTGGAAGATGTTATAGGAGAAACCATTGGCATAGAACTACCAAAACCCCTGCTTCTGGACATGTCCACTGACACCTTAACTGGTGGAGCAGGCACTTAA
- a CDS encoding tetratricopeptide repeat protein: MNTEGAHHYIEKGIESWLDHKNYFEAIDLFSRALEFEPHNPDAHLLRGAVYVDVGDLNLALKDYNKALEYNPENVGLFFDKGTVLFYLGEYDKAIRSYEKFLSREPRDVDALYFNGLAYHFLGQNKTAQKLIDDALTLIEKSDDLYPDLCNAKGEILFDLESYQDAIDYFNKAAESDPTSFIALYNIGRAFYEMGGLEDALKYIENALKIEPKEWDVLNYKGLILMDMGVKEDAIECFDKIIELHSIYFPAWYNKGVALKQLGRTEEALDHFDQAIKLLLDKKPGMTRGMCLKSSK, encoded by the coding sequence ATGAACACTGAAGGTGCTCACCATTACATTGAAAAGGGCATTGAAAGCTGGTTAGATCATAAAAACTATTTTGAAGCTATTGACCTTTTTTCCCGTGCCTTAGAATTTGAACCCCATAACCCTGATGCCCATCTATTAAGGGGAGCAGTGTACGTTGATGTTGGAGACCTGAACCTGGCGTTGAAGGATTACAATAAAGCTTTAGAATACAATCCTGAAAATGTTGGCTTATTTTTTGATAAAGGAACAGTTTTATTCTATTTGGGTGAGTATGATAAGGCCATACGCTCCTATGAAAAATTTTTATCCCGAGAACCCCGTGATGTGGATGCATTGTATTTCAATGGCTTGGCTTACCATTTTCTGGGGCAAAATAAAACCGCTCAGAAATTAATTGATGATGCATTGACTTTGATTGAAAAATCTGATGATCTGTACCCGGATCTGTGTAATGCTAAGGGAGAAATACTTTTTGATCTTGAAAGTTATCAGGATGCAATTGATTATTTTAACAAAGCTGCAGAATCAGATCCCACTTCCTTTATTGCTCTCTACAATATTGGGCGGGCATTCTATGAAATGGGAGGACTGGAAGATGCCCTTAAATACATTGAAAATGCCTTAAAAATAGAGCCTAAAGAGTGGGATGTACTGAATTATAAGGGTCTTATCCTGATGGATATGGGTGTCAAGGAAGATGCTATTGAATGTTTTGATAAAATTATAGAACTGCATTCCATTTACTTCCCTGCATGGTACAATAAAGGAGTGGCTCTTAAACAGCTTGGAAGAACTGAAGAAGCTTTAGACCACTTTGATCAGGCAATAAAACTCCTTCTTGATAAAAAGCCCGGTATGACTCGGGGGATGTGCTTGAAAAGTTCCAAATGA
- a CDS encoding metallophosphoesterase has protein sequence MFIEPYWIETKYVTIESDQIPNQFDGKTIVFLSDIHAGPDFSQSRIGSVVSQVNALNPDLILLGGDYVDGDSAYINSTFASLSKLKAPLGVYAVLGNKDPQYKTLNAIPTYGITYIGNKGTWIVENGSRIRLGGVGDYNNGVQIPNATTSVVTPQDFVIMVTHNPDYFPKVDKSKVDLVFSGHTHGGQVTFFGLWAPVTHSDYGNKYRTGVIEENNSILIVSNGIGTTMLPLRFFARPQIIVVELKKT, from the coding sequence ATGTTCATCGAGCCATACTGGATTGAAACCAAGTATGTAACCATTGAATCTGACCAGATCCCAAACCAGTTTGACGGGAAAACCATTGTTTTCCTATCAGATATTCATGCTGGTCCTGATTTTAGTCAGAGCCGGATCGGCAGTGTCGTCAGCCAAGTTAATGCTTTAAACCCCGATTTAATACTTCTGGGAGGAGATTATGTGGATGGGGATTCTGCCTATATTAACTCAACCTTTGCGTCTTTATCCAAACTGAAAGCACCCCTGGGTGTTTACGCAGTCTTAGGGAATAAAGATCCCCAGTATAAAACCCTGAACGCCATTCCCACCTACGGAATTACATACATTGGCAATAAGGGAACATGGATTGTGGAAAACGGTTCCAGGATCCGTCTGGGAGGTGTGGGTGATTACAACAACGGTGTTCAGATCCCCAATGCCACCACCTCAGTGGTTACTCCTCAGGACTTCGTTATTATGGTTACCCATAATCCTGATTATTTCCCCAAGGTGGATAAGTCCAAAGTGGACCTGGTTTTCTCTGGTCACACCCATGGTGGGCAGGTAACATTTTTCGGCCTATGGGCACCAGTTACTCATTCTGATTACGGGAATAAATACAGGACTGGAGTAATTGAAGAAAATAACAGTATTCTGATCGTTAGTAATGGTATAGGAACAACCATGCTCCCATTAAGGTTTTTTGCTAGGCCCCAGATAATTGTGGTTGAATTAAAAAAGACATAA
- the hmdC gene encoding 5,10-methenyltetrahydromethanopterin hydrogenase cofactor biosynthesis protein HmdC produces the protein MHDMIKEAANNMDSALELSKANKNVNDVVDAVAELSTAEATQLGMNFKKFPIGCDLTEIVVGTCASDLGRDELMGNCMLSNMLGASIHVCAYAFADIAETNNMRGIDILREVREATDVPLDLDHFGRYGAMRFPREIVKCPGQCYNQGPPFQECPRDRIHARLIDKEEAAQDEREEWIKCSSSVAINVTSAQGGEGHAAPLEEAEEIASLAQEYGKGVEAIMFIGDGYDDLVTGFSKALELGADIFVLEGGPFNQSSDRLDSFAKAVAMARILVPGKIVATNGAYEDECRVGLRAGLNAIITGFPSNHHGYMCGYSPGTAKKGNFGLPRVIKIIKEELKPGLTSVPIQRGELEALASSIKAVGPENVYPQKIGDFTLGDAHWAVVPNSPIYEKVEVRRTIHGIHESLTGNSAALIGGRFVSWALARELNKDVDEIIISDKDPWVEKVTVDILNKELSSNVIGASSDDKNASKNADHTIITSTIPGLVRKISGKLDGAFTLI, from the coding sequence GTGCATGATATGATCAAAGAAGCCGCAAATAACATGGATTCAGCTCTTGAACTTAGTAAAGCTAATAAAAATGTCAACGATGTGGTGGATGCAGTTGCCGAACTATCCACTGCTGAGGCCACCCAGCTAGGAATGAACTTCAAAAAATTCCCTATAGGATGTGATCTGACTGAGATCGTGGTTGGTACCTGTGCCTCTGACCTGGGAAGAGATGAACTCATGGGTAACTGCATGTTATCTAACATGCTTGGTGCTTCCATCCATGTGTGTGCCTATGCCTTTGCCGATATTGCCGAAACTAACAACATGAGGGGTATTGATATCCTCAGGGAAGTTAGAGAAGCCACTGATGTTCCACTGGATCTGGACCACTTTGGCCGTTATGGGGCCATGCGATTCCCCAGGGAGATTGTTAAATGCCCAGGGCAGTGTTACAATCAGGGCCCACCATTTCAGGAATGTCCAAGGGACCGGATCCACGCCAGACTCATAGATAAAGAAGAAGCTGCACAGGATGAGAGGGAAGAATGGATTAAATGTTCATCATCTGTTGCCATTAATGTAACCAGTGCCCAGGGTGGGGAAGGTCATGCTGCACCCCTGGAAGAGGCTGAAGAAATTGCCAGTCTTGCCCAGGAATATGGTAAAGGAGTGGAGGCCATCATGTTTATTGGAGATGGATACGATGACCTGGTCACCGGATTCAGTAAAGCCCTTGAACTGGGGGCTGATATCTTTGTACTGGAGGGTGGACCATTTAACCAGTCCAGTGACCGTCTGGATAGCTTTGCCAAGGCCGTGGCCATGGCCCGTATACTGGTTCCAGGGAAGATCGTAGCCACCAACGGTGCATATGAAGATGAATGCCGTGTGGGTCTGCGGGCAGGGCTTAATGCCATAATCACTGGTTTTCCCAGTAACCATCATGGGTACATGTGCGGATACAGCCCTGGAACTGCGAAAAAAGGTAATTTCGGACTGCCAAGGGTAATTAAAATAATCAAAGAAGAACTCAAACCTGGTTTGACCAGTGTACCAATACAGAGGGGAGAACTGGAAGCACTGGCCTCTTCAATTAAGGCAGTGGGTCCTGAAAATGTTTACCCCCAAAAAATAGGAGATTTCACACTGGGAGATGCCCACTGGGCAGTGGTTCCCAATTCACCCATTTATGAGAAGGTTGAAGTTCGAAGGACCATTCATGGTATTCATGAAAGTTTAACTGGTAACAGTGCCGCACTCATTGGAGGCAGGTTCGTTTCATGGGCCTTAGCCAGAGAACTGAACAAGGATGTGGATGAGATCATCATCAGTGATAAAGATCCATGGGTGGAAAAGGTAACTGTGGACATCTTAAATAAAGAACTATCATCAAATGTCATCGGAGCCTCATCAGATGATAAAAATGCATCTAAAAATGCAGACCACACCATAATCACTTCAACCATTCCAGGATTGGTTAGGAAGATTTCAGGGAAGTTGGATGGAGCTTTTACTTTGATTTGA
- a CDS encoding tetratricopeptide repeat protein: MRKSSSSLLLGSLFLLLFVGNITINSNIYSFSDIFLNIYFGAFGFMLFLYGIFDRFEYYNRTHYRILAAVGLIAILLLVYSMAYYSIFEGNRLLNILFIVLGAILVFLVTGTGETTHWMDKYQKITESFNEAMESGQDAVMVWNQKGLHLMEVNEYQKAIGSFDRALEIEPDNVMVMNNKGISLTEIRKFSQAFEIFDRAFELEPENTKILNNKGYSLMKAGKYPEAIGCYEKALMINPKNLRLWYNKGITLGLLEEYEYALECFNLALELDPENAEIWYSKGNTLLKLVRDPEAMECFSMATEMDPDFKPAKKMNRKMNRKKVFNFGRN, encoded by the coding sequence ATGAGGAAATCATCATCAAGTTTATTGTTAGGGTCTCTTTTCCTTTTACTTTTTGTTGGGAATATTACGATTAATTCAAATATTTACAGTTTTTCTGACATTTTCCTAAACATATATTTTGGTGCTTTTGGTTTTATGCTGTTTTTATATGGTATTTTTGATAGATTTGAGTATTACAACAGGACTCATTATAGGATATTAGCAGCTGTAGGTTTAATTGCAATACTCTTATTAGTATATTCTATGGCATATTATTCAATTTTTGAAGGAAATAGATTATTAAATATATTATTCATAGTTTTAGGTGCGATTTTGGTATTTTTAGTAACTGGGACGGGTGAAACTACCCACTGGATGGATAAATATCAAAAAATAACAGAATCATTTAATGAAGCAATGGAATCTGGTCAGGATGCAGTAATGGTATGGAACCAGAAAGGTCTTCATCTTATGGAAGTTAATGAATACCAAAAGGCAATTGGGTCCTTTGATAGGGCACTGGAAATTGAACCTGATAATGTTATGGTCATGAATAATAAAGGAATTTCTCTAACTGAAATCCGTAAATTCAGTCAAGCTTTTGAGATATTTGATCGGGCCTTTGAATTAGAACCAGAAAATACTAAAATATTGAATAATAAAGGATACAGCCTCATGAAGGCAGGTAAGTACCCTGAAGCAATTGGATGCTATGAAAAAGCTCTTATGATAAATCCCAAAAATCTCAGATTATGGTACAATAAAGGAATTACACTGGGTTTGCTTGAAGAATATGAATATGCACTGGAATGTTTTAATCTGGCTCTGGAATTAGATCCAGAAAATGCTGAAATATGGTACAGTAAGGGGAATACCCTTTTAAAACTTGTAAGAGATCCAGAAGCCATGGAATGTTTTAGTATGGCCACTGAAATGGATCCAGATTTTAAACCAGCCAAAAAAATGAATAGAAAAATGAATAGGAAAAAAGTTTTTAATTTTGGAAGGAATTGA
- a CDS encoding H(2)-dependent methylenetetrahydromethanopterin dehydrogenase-related protein, protein MKIAVYGAGNQELYVNQLKLPEKYGGTPPYGGSRMAIEFKKAGHNVYLAEPDRSMLTSDMWKTVEDAGVIVTSDDAEAASNAEIAVLFTPFGKPTFNIAKNIITHLPEGGVIANTCTVSPLVLYYVLEVEIKRKIKDVGICSMHPAAVPGTPQHGHYVIGGHTTNDLDMATPEQIKKCEALVKSCNKDAYIVPADVSSAVADMGSLVTAVTLSGVLDYYQVGTRIIKAPKEMVEKQILMTLQTMASLVESSGVDGLLKAMNPELLVKSARSMHLLDEQKDLDAALETLSNLDPELMKNAMNAEIKPTNLVAAQALSKELLNLMGERASEGTIRRCMRKMFE, encoded by the coding sequence ATGAAAATAGCAGTTTATGGTGCTGGAAATCAGGAACTTTACGTTAATCAACTGAAATTACCCGAAAAATATGGGGGAACCCCTCCCTATGGAGGGAGTAGGATGGCAATTGAGTTTAAAAAAGCAGGCCATAATGTTTACCTCGCAGAACCTGACAGGAGCATGCTTACTAGTGATATGTGGAAAACAGTAGAAGATGCAGGGGTGATAGTCACCTCCGATGATGCTGAAGCTGCCAGTAATGCAGAAATAGCAGTTCTCTTCACACCCTTTGGTAAACCCACCTTTAACATTGCCAAAAATATCATAACCCACCTTCCAGAAGGTGGTGTGATTGCCAATACCTGCACTGTTTCTCCCCTGGTACTGTACTATGTGCTGGAAGTGGAGATTAAAAGAAAAATAAAAGATGTGGGAATATGTTCCATGCACCCGGCAGCAGTTCCTGGGACTCCTCAACATGGCCACTATGTGATTGGAGGTCACACCACCAATGATCTGGACATGGCCACACCGGAACAGATTAAAAAGTGCGAGGCCTTGGTAAAAAGCTGCAATAAAGATGCTTACATTGTGCCTGCGGATGTTTCATCAGCAGTGGCGGACATGGGATCCCTGGTGACTGCAGTGACCCTTTCAGGGGTTCTGGATTACTATCAAGTGGGTACCAGGATCATTAAGGCACCCAAGGAAATGGTTGAAAAACAGATACTCATGACTCTGCAGACCATGGCCTCCCTGGTGGAGTCATCTGGAGTTGATGGCCTCTTAAAAGCAATGAATCCAGAGTTACTGGTTAAAAGTGCCAGGTCCATGCACCTTTTAGATGAACAAAAAGATTTAGATGCAGCCCTGGAGACTTTATCTAACCTGGATCCGGAGTTGATGAAAAATGCCATGAATGCTGAAATAAAACCAACCAACCTGGTGGCTGCCCAGGCCTTATCAAAGGAGCTTCTGAATTTAATGGGAGAAAGGGCATCTGAAGGTACCATCAGACGTTGTATGCGTAAGATGTTTGAGTGA
- a CDS encoding hydrogenase iron-sulfur subunit has translation MSENDPKILGFCCNWCCYGGADTAGTARMQYPPNVRILRVMCSGRINPSMVLKAFKEGADGVFVGGCHMGDCHYDAGNYKWKRRAKMIEDLLPEFGIDKERFRFEWISASEGEKFQKTMEEFSNTIKSEGPLQRKFPKESNQ, from the coding sequence ATGTCTGAAAATGATCCAAAAATATTGGGATTTTGTTGTAACTGGTGTTGTTACGGAGGCGCAGACACTGCAGGTACTGCTAGAATGCAGTACCCGCCTAATGTCAGAATTTTACGGGTGATGTGCTCAGGTAGAATCAACCCATCAATGGTACTCAAAGCATTTAAAGAAGGAGCAGATGGTGTTTTTGTAGGGGGCTGTCATATGGGTGACTGTCACTACGATGCCGGTAACTACAAATGGAAACGAAGAGCTAAAATGATAGAAGATCTCCTGCCAGAATTTGGTATTGATAAAGAAAGGTTCCGTTTTGAATGGATCTCAGCTTCTGAGGGTGAAAAGTTCCAGAAAACAATGGAAGAGTTCAGCAATACCATAAAATCAGAGGGACCTCTCCAAAGGAAATTCCCCAAAGAATCCAATCAATGA